Below is a genomic region from Halobacterium sp. CBA1132.
GCAGGGAGCGCGCGCAGCGAGCCGCAGGCAGCGAGCGCGCCGGGGCTTTCGAGAAAGCGCAGACGACAGAGAACGAGGAGACTGCGAACGAACCTAGCGCGGGACCCACGAGTAGACGTGGTTGAGCAGCCAGTAGGTGACGACGCCGAGGAACAGCGAGGTCGACCACGCGGCGACCGCGATGCGGCCGTACTTCGCGTGGGCGGTCTCGCGGAGTTCTGCGGGGGTGTGCGTGAGGCCGAGGGTGATGGCGTAGAGGACGACCGGAACCGCGACCACGGAGAGGAAGATGTGGATGGCGAGCATCAGGAGGTAGATTGGTTCGACGACGCCCGCGTACGCCGCGAGGAACTGGCCTTCCTCGATGACGATGGACTTCTCGAAGCCGCCGCCGACCTTCCAGAGGTAGAGCACGAGGAACACGCAGATGAGTGCGAACGCGGTCAGCATCGCGGCGCGGTGCTTCTGCACTTCGCCGCGCTTGATGAGAACCGCGCCCGCCAGTAGCGCGGTGAGCGCGAGCGTGTTCACGACCGCGATGGCGTCCGAGAACAACAGTACGGTCTCCCGGGAGAGTTCGGGGAACAGCGGGACGACGCCGGAGAACGCGGCGGCGACGAGCGCGTAGCCGACGACCGACAGCACGACCGTGACGCGGCGCGGGTTCGCTCTCGCGTACTCGGAGGCGGAGGTCATGGGCCGACGTTGGGCGGCCCGCGCAAACCCGCTTTCGCTTCGCGCGGGACAACCGGAGTTTGGGTAGCGCAAGCAGAACTGTAATAGAAGTCCGTTAGAGTAAAACCCGTATGCGGCGACGTACCGGCCATGAGCCACGAATCCCAGCGGAACATCCGGTGTCTGGTGGCCAAAGTCGGACTCGACGGCCACGACCGGGGCGCCCACGTCATCACGCGGGCGTTCCGCGACGCCGGGTTCGAGGTCATCTACTCGGGCCTCCACAAGGCCCCCGAGGAGATCGTGCAGGCGGCCGTCCAGGAGGACGTCGACGTTCTCGGTATCTCTATTCTCTCGGGCGCGCACAACACGCTCGTCCCGAAAATCGTCGAGGGCCTCCAGGAGTACGACGCCTTCGAGGACACGCTCATCATCGTCGGCGGCATCGTCCCCGACGAGGACCGCGAGGGCCTCAAGGAGGCGGGCGTGGACGCCATCTTCGGCCCGGGGACGCCGATGGAGGAGACCATCGAGTTCATCCGGGAGAACGTCGAGCAGCGTGACTGAGATGGCTACGCCCGACCTCGTCGACGACCTGCTCGCCGGGAAGCACCGGGCGCTCGCGCGCGCCATCACCCGCATCGAGAACCGCTCGCCGGGCTACCGCGACCTCGTCGCCGCGCTCTACCCGCACACCGGGAACGCCGACATCGTGGGAATCACCGGCAGTCCAGGCTCCGGGAAGTCCACGCTCGTGGACAAGATGGCGAAACACTACCGGGACCGCGGGCTGACCGTCGGCGTCATCGCGGTCGACCCCTCCAGCCCGTTCACGGGCGGCGCGGTGCTCGGGGACCGCATCCGGATGGCGTCGACCGCCACGGACATGGACGTGTTCTTCCGGTCGATGTCCGCGCGCGGGAGCCTCGGCGGCCTCTCGACGGCCACCGCGGACGCCGTGAAGGCGCTGGACGCCTTCGGCAAGGACAAAATCATCATCGAGACGGTGGGCGCCGGGCAGAACGAGGTCGACGTCGTGAAGACCGCGGACACCGTGGCGGTGCTCGTCCCGCCCTCGTCGGGCGACGACGTGCAGATGCTGAAGGCGGGCATCCTCGAAATCGGCGACGTGTTCGTCGTGAACAAGGCCGACCTCGCCGGCTCGGACAAGACCGTCACCGAACTCAAGAACATGCTCGACATGCGCGAGGGCGACCCGGACGACTGGGACCCCGAGGTCGTCGAGACGGTCGCGAACAGCGGCGAGGGCGTCGCGTCGTTCCTCGACGTGCTCGACGCGCACGCCGACTGGCTCGACGAGTCGGGGCGCCGCGAGGCCGAACGCCACAAGCGCCACGCCGAGGAACTGCGGAACCTCCTGCGGGAGGACGCGAGCGAGCTCGTCGAGGACGAACTGGACGCGCGCGGCGGCGTCGACGAACTCGTCGAGCGCATCGACGCCGGCGAGACGACGCCGTACGACGTCGCCGACGACGTAATCGAGCCGCTCGCGGACTGCCTCGACCAACAGCGCGACTGACGCCGTCACAACGGCTAAGCGACTGGCGACTGAATCCTCCCGTATGCGACTCCGCAGTCTCCTCGCTGGCGCCGTCGGTACCGCCGCGGCCGCCGACCTCCTCGACCGCGGCCTCCGCGCGAAAGCCGGCGACCTCGAACCGGCGCTCGCGGGCGCACAGGACACGTATCGCTGGCGCGGGTTCGACGTGGCGTACACGGAAGCCGGCGACCCCGACCGCCCGGACGTCGTCTGCCTGCACGGGGTTCACGCCGCCGCCTCCAGCCGCGAGTTCGCGGGCGTCTTCGACGCGCTCGCCGAGGACTACCACGTCATCGCGCCCGACCTCCCCGGATTCGGGCGCACCGACCGCCCGCCGGTCGCGTACACGTCCTCGCTGTACGAGGAGTTCGTCACGGACTTCGTGACCGACCTCGCCGACGACCCGGTCGTCGTCGGGAGTTCGCTCTCGGGCGCGTGGGCGACGATTGCCGCCCGAGAGGCGGACGTCTCGGGGCTGTTGCTCGTCTGTCCGACCGCGGACACCGGCCCGCGCCGGCCGTGGCTGCGCGCGCTCGTTCGGTCGCCGGTCGTCGGCGCCGCGGTGTTCGACGCGCTCACCGTGAAGCCGTCGCTGCGGTACTTCGACGAGCGCGACGCCTTCTACCACCCCGAGCGCGTCCCCGAGGGTCTCGTCGACTACCAGTGGCAGAGCGCCCACCAGTCGGGCGCGCGGTTCGCGCCGGCGTCGTTCGTCGGCGGCTACCTCGACGCCGATATCGACCTCGGCGCCGAACTCCGCGAGCGCGACTGCCCCGCGACGCTGGTTTGGGGCCGCGAAGCCACCATCACGACGGTCGCGGCGGGCCGCGACATCGCCGAAAGCGGAGACGTGCGACTGGTCGTCGTCGACGAGACGCGCCTGCTCCCACACGCAGAACAGCCCGAGGTGTTCCTCGACGCGGTCCGCGAGGACTTACCGCGGCTCGAAGACCACTAAGGGGTCGCCGCGCGTCTCCGTCACGCGGACCCCAACTTCGACCGTCGTCCCGATTTCGACGTTCTCGACAGCCGCCAGCACCTGCCCCGTGAGCCGCACCGGTCCGAAGTCCACGACGGCCGTGACGTACGGCGCGTCGTCGGCGAACGACGGCGCGGGAACGTGGACCTTCGTGTACGTCGCGACTTCGCCAGTTTCGGGGAGCGCGGTTTCGTCGAGGTCGGCGCTCCCGCACTCCGGGCAGACGCGCCGCGGCGGCAGACTCCCGTGGCCGTTCGCGCACTCCACGTAGTAGCCGTCGCCCTCCGCGAGCGCGGCCACGAACTCGTCGAAGCCCGCGTCGCCGACGGACTCCTCACCGTCGTCGGTCATTCTGCCACCTCCAGCGCGCTGCGCTGTCGGGGTCGCGCTCGCGTTCCGCTCGCGCGACTTCCGGTAGAGCAAAGCTCTACCGACGTCTCGTTCGCTCGCGAGTGCTCGCTCACGAGACCACCTCCTCCAAGACGTGAACCACGGCACTTGCGACCGTGCCACCGGCGTTGTGCGCCACGCCGACCTGCGCCTCGGGGACGTGTTCGCTGTTGACGTGGTCGCCGCGCAACAGTTTTGTGAGCTCCGCGACCTGACTCGTCCCCGTCGCGCCGACCGGGTGCCCTTTCGCCTTCAGCCCTCCGGAGAGGTTCACGGGGAGGTCGCCGTCGCGCGTGGTCACGCCCTCGCGAGCGGCCGTGATGCCCTCGCCGGTGTCGAAGAACCCCAGCGACTCCAGCGCCAGCACCTCCGCGATTGTGAAGCAGTCGTGGACTTCCGCCACGTCCACGTCGTCGGCCCCGATGCCGGCGTCCGCGTACGCTTCCTCGGCGGCCTCCGTGGCGGCCGGTGAGGTCGCGACGTTCTCGCGGTCCTGCAGCGCCATCCGGTCGCCGCCCTGTCCCGTCCCGGTGATTGCGACGCCCGCGTCGAGGTTGTGGTCGTCGGCGTAGTCCTCGCTGACGAGGACGACCGCGCTCGCGCCGTCGGTCACGGGGCAGGCGTCGTAGAGGTGCAGCGGGTCCGCGACCGCCGGCGACTCCAGCGCCGCCTCCACCGTAATCTCGCGCTGGTACTGCGCGCGCTCGTTGCCCACCGCGTTCGCGTGGTTCTTCACCGCGACGTGCGCGAGGTCCTCGCGCGTGCCGCCGAACTGCTCGAAGTACGCCGTCGCCATCATCGCGTACGCACCGGGGAACGTGACGCCGGCGCGCACCTCGTACAGTTCGTCCGCGGCGATTGCCAGCGCCTCCGTGGACTCCGCCGTCGAGAGGTTCGTCATGCGCTCGGTGCCGCCGACCACGAGCACGTCGGCCTCGCCGTTCCGGACGTCCCGGACGGCCTGCCGGAGCGCCACGCCGCTGGACGCGCACGCGCTCTCGTAACGCGTCGCCGGCGCCTGCACGCCCAGCGCCTCCGCCGCCAGCGGCCCCTGGTGGCCTTGGTGCTCGCTCAACTCGCCCATGAAGTTGCCGTAGTAGACGCCCTCGACGTCCTCGCGGGCGACGCCGGCGTCCTCGATTGCGTCGCGTCCCGCCTCCGCGAACAGGTCGCGACTCGTGCGCTCGGGGTGGCTACCGAACGCCGTCATCCCGGCGCCGGCCACGCGAACCTTCGTCATACCTCATTATTGTTCGAGCGCCGTGAAAAGGTGTGTGGACCCGGGGCTACATCCCCATATCTGCGGCCGCGTCCGGAACCGGGAGGCCGTTGGGAGACACGCCGAGCAGCTCCGCCGCGTGGTCCAGCGCCATGTCGAAGCCGTAGTAGCGCTCCAGTTCGTCCCCGTCGGCGGTC
It encodes:
- a CDS encoding DUF420 domain-containing protein, with translation MTSASEYARANPRRVTVVLSVVGYALVAAAFSGVVPLFPELSRETVLLFSDAIAVVNTLALTALLAGAVLIKRGEVQKHRAAMLTAFALICVFLVLYLWKVGGGFEKSIVIEEGQFLAAYAGVVEPIYLLMLAIHIFLSVVAVPVVLYAITLGLTHTPAELRETAHAKYGRIAVAAWSTSLFLGVVTYWLLNHVYSWVPR
- a CDS encoding cobalamin B12-binding domain-containing protein produces the protein MSHESQRNIRCLVAKVGLDGHDRGAHVITRAFRDAGFEVIYSGLHKAPEEIVQAAVQEDVDVLGISILSGAHNTLVPKIVEGLQEYDAFEDTLIIVGGIVPDEDREGLKEAGVDAIFGPGTPMEETIEFIRENVEQRD
- the meaB gene encoding methylmalonyl Co-A mutase-associated GTPase MeaB, coding for MATPDLVDDLLAGKHRALARAITRIENRSPGYRDLVAALYPHTGNADIVGITGSPGSGKSTLVDKMAKHYRDRGLTVGVIAVDPSSPFTGGAVLGDRIRMASTATDMDVFFRSMSARGSLGGLSTATADAVKALDAFGKDKIIIETVGAGQNEVDVVKTADTVAVLVPPSSGDDVQMLKAGILEIGDVFVVNKADLAGSDKTVTELKNMLDMREGDPDDWDPEVVETVANSGEGVASFLDVLDAHADWLDESGRREAERHKRHAEELRNLLREDASELVEDELDARGGVDELVERIDAGETTPYDVADDVIEPLADCLDQQRD
- a CDS encoding alpha/beta fold hydrolase, whose protein sequence is MRLRSLLAGAVGTAAAADLLDRGLRAKAGDLEPALAGAQDTYRWRGFDVAYTEAGDPDRPDVVCLHGVHAAASSREFAGVFDALAEDYHVIAPDLPGFGRTDRPPVAYTSSLYEEFVTDFVTDLADDPVVVGSSLSGAWATIAAREADVSGLLLVCPTADTGPRRPWLRALVRSPVVGAAVFDALTVKPSLRYFDERDAFYHPERVPEGLVDYQWQSAHQSGARFAPASFVGGYLDADIDLGAELRERDCPATLVWGREATITTVAAGRDIAESGDVRLVVVDETRLLPHAEQPEVFLDAVREDLPRLEDH
- a CDS encoding Zn-ribbon domain-containing OB-fold protein, which translates into the protein MTDDGEESVGDAGFDEFVAALAEGDGYYVECANGHGSLPPRRVCPECGSADLDETALPETGEVATYTKVHVPAPSFADDAPYVTAVVDFGPVRLTGQVLAAVENVEIGTTVEVGVRVTETRGDPLVVFEPR
- a CDS encoding thiolase domain-containing protein, giving the protein MTKVRVAGAGMTAFGSHPERTSRDLFAEAGRDAIEDAGVAREDVEGVYYGNFMGELSEHQGHQGPLAAEALGVQAPATRYESACASSGVALRQAVRDVRNGEADVLVVGGTERMTNLSTAESTEALAIAADELYEVRAGVTFPGAYAMMATAYFEQFGGTREDLAHVAVKNHANAVGNERAQYQREITVEAALESPAVADPLHLYDACPVTDGASAVVLVSEDYADDHNLDAGVAITGTGQGGDRMALQDRENVATSPAATEAAEEAYADAGIGADDVDVAEVHDCFTIAEVLALESLGFFDTGEGITAAREGVTTRDGDLPVNLSGGLKAKGHPVGATGTSQVAELTKLLRGDHVNSEHVPEAQVGVAHNAGGTVASAVVHVLEEVVS